The Sulfolobus sp. A20 genomic interval ATCTTAACCTTAAGGGTAGAAGGATTTAAATTATGCGATATAAATTTCATACTTTTTAACTTATTTTTAAAAAGTCATGATCCTCTAACAAAATATGTTTTACGAAATAGCCTTCATGATTCACATGTTAGGCTTAATAGGCTGGGGTGGATTAACTACCGGTGCTTATTACTTGTTTACTTTTTATAAGCTTACTGATGTTAAGATTTTAACAGCTTATAGGAGGTTAGTCTACTTAGAAATTATCTCACTTATAGCAATGGCTTTATCTGGACTTTACATGTGGTCTAGGTTAAACTATCCTTCATGGGTTTATCCAGCACTTGTCATCTCTCCTATTTTAGCTTATGGTGAATACTTGCATTGGAGATTAACTTACGTGAATGACATTAACACATTTATGTCAAAGATGAAGTACTTATCGTTATTTTATACTGTTCTCGCAATATTTCTCATTTACGATATGGTATTCAAACCTAGTTTTTGAAAGCCTTTTTTTAGAAGTTAAATAAGAGCCAAAAAAGTTGAGTATAATATTTGTCCCTCTCCTCTATATATATTCTTGAAACGCAGGAAGGGTAAAGTGAAGGAAACAAGGGTCTGGACGAATCAAGTAAGGTTGGGGCTTTAAAGCCCATTAGCTATGAAACGATGAAGGCGGTAGTTACTTTATTGTCGGGGAATTTTTAGTTTATTTGCTTTTGTCTGCTATGATTTCTTAGGTAATGTGATTATTGATAGACTAGGGCATAAAGAGGTTTTCACTAAGTAAGATCAGATACCAGTTAGGACTCCTTTAACTCACACTTTGCCTAGGAGTGTTCTTTGGGTGTTTTATCCATTATTCCGATAATTGTTCTTCTATTCCTCTCTGATCGTCTTTCTCTAAAATTATACTTAATAATAAATGGAATAATAGTAGGTCCTTCTCACATGCTCTTGGACTTGTTTACGGAAAGGGGGATATATGTGAAAAAGAATGGGAAGTGGAAGAGGTTTGCCTTATCCCATTATAAATTATGATAATCCTTTCGTAAATGGTTTTGTAATGTTCTTAGGAGTTCTTATGCTTATCGTATCAGTAATTTATTATAGTTATAATATTAAAGATAATAAAGCGAGAAACGAAAAGTCTTTGAACCAGTTTTCGCAGAAGTAGGGACGGGGCAAGTGATGAGATTCCCAACAGGCGAACGGTGGGCGTGAGTGCTAGAGCCGAGACCTGTTCTAATGTTCCACTCCTTCTTTAAGGTAAAAAGGTTCTTCTTGTTTTGGATTAACTTAAGCTTCTTAAAAGCATAAGCTCTTTTTCCAATCCTTTTTGGGTAGATCATATGAATTCATTCCTTTATACTCTTGACCTTTCAATCCCTTTAGAATATTCCAAAATGGGGGATATAGGCGGGGAAAAATGATTGAGAAACGAACCACTGACTTCTGATGAGACCCTTGACCGCTGACCCCGCCCTAATACTAATTTCTTCTTTTAGAGTGAAAAAGTTTTCCAGTTTTCTGAAAACTCCCCTATCTTAGGTCAAATAATAGTAGACTCATTAATATTACAAAATTAATACTAAACGATGGATTTTTAAATTCTAATATCAAAATCTAATTATAATGTGCAAGAATTGGAAAATCAGTTACGCTATAAGAGGTGTAGAGAATGATAAAGAGCTGAGGGAGTTCTTATTAGAAAATTTTCCTAGCCCTAAGGTGCTTAATTTGATTAAAGGAAAGATCGATTTGATAACTTCTAACCCTTTTAAGTACGCTAGAGAGAAATTAGGTAGAGATAAGTATAACAATCCGATGTTTTCGATAGAAGTTACGGGCAATATAAGGATACTCTATAGTGTTGATGCAAAAACTGTGTTATTTACGTTTGGAGGATTGGGTTCCATAAGAAGGTTTACTCTTAGCCTTTTCCCTTTCTTCAGCCACTTTGATAAGCTCGTCCCAGAACTTATCATGCTCTTCCTTGCTCTCAAAGACTACAAGTGTTACATCCTCTTTCTTCACAATATTCATATGTATAAGGTTGTTGAAAGAGGATAAAATGGTTTTGGGAACTAGACGGTGTGTGGATAACAATTTCATTTACCCCATTATTCCAACTTATGTCAATAGATTTCGAGTAAATTGTATTGAAGAATATTTTTAGCCATCTCGTCATTGTGTTTCTCGTTGAGTTAGTGAGTGTTAGGAAATCAAACCTATTCATCTTCTCGCCACAATAAATAACCCTAAAAATACTTTTCCACAATAGACAAAATTCAATTTATATCAACCAAATTGTTGTTCACACACGAGTTGTATAAACTTAATTCTCTGACTGAAAACGCTTACCACGGCGCTTTTTAATTTAACAAATAATTCCGTAGAACCAAAAATAAATATGAGGGATTAGTCTAATTTATCTATATGGTTAAACTTGTAGTAAAGTACAAGATACAAGGAAAGACTTACTCGCTGAGGCTTGAAGGAGAAGACTTGGACAAAGTATTGCAGGAGCTATGTGAAAAATTCGACATTAAGGAGTATTCGGTATCTGAACTAGTTAGTATATCACCATTAGGTAAAATTATAGGTACCGTTACTTCAAACTTACTCTCACACTCTGCTGACTACAAGATCTCCGACGATAAAACAACCCTAGGTTGAACAAGGTTGATCAAAAAAGATAATTTCTTCTACTTATCATTATCCACTTCATTATCAACCTTTGGTAACTCTCTATGGATTTTCTATCTACCATTAATCCTCCTGAAAATTGGTTTAGA includes:
- a CDS encoding DUF1286 domain-containing protein is translated as MGVLSIIPIIVLLFLSDRLSLKLYLIINGIIVGPSHMLLDLFTERGIYVKKNGKWKRFALSHYKL